The Streptomyces kanamyceticus genome window below encodes:
- a CDS encoding glycerol-3-phosphate dehydrogenase/oxidase, translated as MITMPARKPRRSAAAARRTPLLLDRKALKRQLADDTFDVLVIGGGITGAYAVLDAASRGLRAALVEKDDFASGTSSKSSKMVHGGLRYIEQGNVNLVRHSLLERHRFRKNAPHLVHRLPFLFPILEKEGVFDARLAKGFEGLLWTYDLVGGWRIGKLHQRLTVPEVLAQAPTLRAENLKGGLMYFDARTDDARLVLTIVRTAAALGATVLNGARAEGLLTHLGKVAGARVSADGDTFDIRARAVVNATGVWTDELDAKADDGHEPQVRPAKGVHIVVPWDKVRINCTVTVPIPGRARRATCTRWGNSVVLGTTDEDYRGSPDDVHCTREEMDFLLEGANTAFEGKLTPDDVVGSIGGLRPLVGGKEGATLDMRRDHHITVGRTGMVTVTGGKLTTSRHMGELVVDKVMAVLGRKGKSRTANLPLLGGAGYDAEAVAASGGIAAHLGERFGTEARFVGDLIQDDPALAAPIVAGLPYTKAEVVYAARAELARSVDDVLSRRMRARLFARDASVEAAEAVGAILGQELNLPEAEVERSVSDYLAAVRHEKSVLLEGAAA; from the coding sequence GTGATCACCATGCCCGCCAGGAAGCCGCGGCGCAGCGCCGCGGCGGCCCGCCGAACGCCCCTGTTGCTCGACCGGAAGGCACTCAAGCGGCAGTTGGCCGACGACACCTTCGACGTGCTCGTCATAGGCGGTGGCATCACCGGGGCGTACGCCGTGCTCGACGCGGCCTCGCGCGGGCTGCGCGCGGCGCTGGTCGAGAAGGACGACTTCGCCTCCGGTACGTCGTCGAAGTCCTCGAAGATGGTGCACGGTGGCCTGCGCTACATCGAGCAGGGCAACGTCAACCTCGTCCGCCACTCGCTCCTGGAACGGCACAGGTTCCGCAAGAACGCCCCGCACCTGGTGCACCGGCTGCCGTTCCTCTTCCCGATCCTGGAGAAGGAGGGCGTTTTCGACGCCCGCCTCGCCAAGGGTTTCGAGGGTCTGCTGTGGACGTACGACCTGGTAGGCGGCTGGCGGATCGGCAAGCTGCACCAGCGGCTCACCGTTCCCGAGGTGCTCGCGCAGGCGCCGACGCTGCGCGCGGAGAACCTCAAGGGCGGGCTGATGTACTTCGACGCCCGCACCGATGACGCCCGCCTCGTCCTGACCATCGTCCGGACGGCGGCCGCGCTCGGCGCGACGGTCCTGAACGGGGCGCGGGCCGAGGGTCTCCTGACGCATCTGGGCAAGGTGGCGGGCGCCCGGGTCTCCGCGGACGGCGACACCTTCGACATCCGTGCGCGGGCGGTCGTCAACGCCACCGGCGTATGGACCGACGAGCTCGACGCGAAGGCGGACGACGGGCACGAGCCGCAGGTCAGGCCCGCCAAGGGCGTCCACATCGTGGTGCCGTGGGACAAGGTGCGGATCAACTGCACGGTCACCGTGCCGATCCCGGGCCGGGCCCGCCGCGCGACCTGCACCCGCTGGGGCAACAGCGTCGTGCTCGGCACCACCGACGAGGACTACCGGGGCTCCCCCGACGACGTGCACTGCACCCGCGAGGAGATGGACTTCCTCCTTGAGGGCGCCAACACCGCCTTCGAGGGGAAGCTCACCCCGGACGACGTGGTCGGTTCCATCGGCGGTCTGCGCCCGCTGGTCGGCGGCAAGGAGGGCGCGACCCTCGACATGCGCCGCGACCACCACATCACCGTCGGCCGCACCGGCATGGTGACGGTGACCGGCGGCAAGCTCACCACCAGCAGGCACATGGGCGAACTCGTCGTCGACAAGGTGATGGCGGTCCTCGGCCGCAAGGGCAAGAGCCGCACCGCGAACCTGCCGCTGCTCGGCGGCGCCGGTTACGACGCCGAGGCCGTCGCGGCCTCCGGCGGGATCGCCGCCCACCTCGGCGAGCGCTTCGGCACCGAGGCCCGCTTCGTCGGTGACCTGATCCAGGACGACCCGGCGCTCGCCGCGCCGATCGTCGCGGGACTCCCGTACACGAAGGCCGAGGTGGTGTACGCGGCCCGCGCCGAGCTGGCCCGCTCGGTCGACGACGTGCTCTCCCGCCGGATGCGCGCCCGGCTCTTCGCCCGGGACGCGTCCGTCGAAGCCGCCGAGGCCGTCGGCGCGATCCTCGGCCAGGAACTGAACCTCCCGGAGGCCGAGGTGGAGCGTTCGGTCTCCGATTACCTCGCAGCCGTCCGGCACGAAAAGTCCGTACTCCTCGAAGGGGCAGCAGCATGA
- a CDS encoding FGGY family carbohydrate kinase: protein MTQTFPGAARRRGVLSIDEGTTGTRAGVVLDSGAAHEVFYRSIKVGHPDDLSVEQDPMEIWTATVEVARRAVGRAHEEGIEITAVALATQRATAMLWDRVTGRPLLPAVVWQDRRHAAELTAYATEWDAALLARQGRPVGARAPFLWAARQIATHPEVAAAHHEGRLLFGTVDTWLMWRLTGGAVHATTPTNAASTGGYLLERHAWDEEWIDHLGFPLDLLPELRSDDAGFGTTDPAVLGIAVPLAASMGDQHAALVALGGLAAGQGMCVYGTGAFVDAATGTTPALPRPDISGVLAQPGRRQGDVSHYSLEAYTSTVGSALHWLCDGLGLFASPKELGEEAALAPARPGRTPRFVPALAGVRTPVWHPEATAALTGLTLATTRADLARAVLDGIAHSVCDLIDGVADTMGTPFTRLRVGGGVSGSDPLLQIQADLTGLPLERVADSATASLRGTAYLAGVAQGLWSSLEEVVEAQPLGRIFEPAIAAAERTAQRSAWRDVLIAHLGDPALLPLNDPEPHTPTRS from the coding sequence ATGACACAGACGTTCCCCGGCGCCGCCCGACGGCGCGGTGTGCTGTCCATCGACGAGGGCACCACGGGCACCCGTGCCGGAGTGGTCCTCGACTCCGGTGCCGCGCACGAGGTGTTCTACCGGTCGATCAAGGTCGGCCACCCGGACGACCTCTCGGTCGAGCAGGACCCGATGGAGATCTGGACGGCCACCGTCGAGGTGGCGCGCCGGGCCGTCGGCCGGGCGCACGAGGAAGGCATCGAGATCACCGCGGTGGCGCTCGCCACCCAGCGGGCGACCGCGATGCTGTGGGACCGGGTGACCGGGCGGCCGTTGCTGCCCGCCGTGGTGTGGCAGGACCGGCGCCACGCGGCCGAGCTCACCGCGTACGCGACGGAGTGGGACGCCGCCCTGCTGGCCCGCCAGGGCCGTCCCGTCGGCGCCCGCGCCCCCTTCCTCTGGGCCGCCCGGCAGATCGCCACGCACCCGGAGGTGGCCGCCGCGCACCACGAGGGCCGACTGCTCTTCGGCACCGTCGACACCTGGCTGATGTGGCGGCTCACCGGCGGCGCCGTGCACGCCACGACGCCGACGAACGCCGCCTCCACCGGCGGCTATCTCCTTGAGCGGCACGCCTGGGACGAGGAGTGGATCGACCACCTCGGCTTCCCCCTCGACCTGCTGCCCGAGCTCCGCTCCGACGACGCCGGATTCGGCACCACCGACCCGGCCGTCCTCGGCATCGCCGTCCCACTGGCCGCCTCCATGGGCGACCAGCACGCCGCGCTCGTCGCGCTCGGCGGCCTCGCCGCCGGGCAGGGCATGTGCGTGTACGGGACCGGCGCCTTCGTCGACGCGGCGACCGGCACCACACCCGCCCTGCCCCGCCCCGACATCTCCGGAGTGCTCGCCCAGCCGGGGCGGCGGCAGGGCGACGTCAGCCACTACAGCCTGGAGGCGTACACCTCCACGGTGGGTTCGGCGCTGCACTGGCTCTGCGACGGACTGGGCCTGTTCGCCTCGCCCAAGGAGCTCGGTGAGGAGGCCGCTCTCGCCCCCGCCCGGCCGGGCCGCACCCCGCGCTTCGTCCCCGCGCTCGCCGGGGTCCGTACGCCTGTCTGGCATCCGGAGGCCACCGCGGCCCTCACCGGGCTCACCCTCGCCACCACCCGCGCCGATCTCGCCCGCGCCGTGCTCGACGGGATCGCGCACTCGGTGTGCGACCTGATCGACGGGGTCGCCGACACCATGGGCACGCCGTTCACCCGGCTCCGGGTCGGCGGCGGCGTCTCCGGCAGCGACCCGCTCCTGCAGATCCAGGCCGACCTGACGGGGCTGCCCCTTGAGCGCGTCGCCGACTCCGCCACCGCGAGCCTGCGGGGCACCGCGTATCTCGCCGGTGTCGCCCAGGGCCTGTGGTCCTCGCTCGAAGAGGTCGTCGAGGCACAGCCGCTCGGCCGGATCTTCGAGCCCGCGATCGCGGCGGCCGAGCGCACCGCGCAGCGGTCGGCCTGGCGCGACGTCCTGATCGCCCACCTCGGCGACCCGGCGCTGCTCCCCCTGAACGACCCCGAACCGCACACCCCCACCAGGAGTTGA
- a CDS encoding MFS transporter, which yields MAQRPSVKGVADVVALIDGLGKITGRAQVIWFLVFGGLFLDAYSNAALSAGLGPMTAQMELTSTQVSILTATAPALAIIFNPVGGWLATRFGRVPPLLIAKVFAIAGALLAAFAGDFTVVWLGRVLVGVAYGIDFAVAMALLAEYTPAKLGGRLNLWQAVWYVATTSNLALALLFFNLDVGSDIWRWSVGSAAIVALALLIGQWLMLRESPAWLASKGRLDEAVVNLDRIYGLKAVAGKPDEATRAATEAPAIGFRQAGLLFKGEYLPRTVLSSVISLGQSMQYFAVGWYLPLISLTIFGESFEKATIGSMVFNAFGIAGGLLSAYFGRRLGLRLSSAAGFAGVFVALIAMGVTFERVPTAVAFLLPVLFILCHSAGPGANGKSIAALSYSSDVRALGTGVTGMVGSFGSVIGLYVFPQIKDSLGLADTFLVLSVVPLLGLITCLAIKWDPTKAASPDEVAAQDRVAAGTPTGS from the coding sequence ATGGCACAACGTCCGAGCGTCAAAGGCGTCGCCGACGTCGTTGCGCTCATCGATGGGCTGGGCAAGATCACCGGCCGGGCGCAGGTCATCTGGTTCCTCGTGTTCGGCGGGCTGTTTCTCGACGCCTACTCGAACGCCGCGCTGAGCGCGGGTCTCGGGCCGATGACGGCCCAGATGGAGCTCACCAGCACCCAGGTCTCCATCCTCACGGCCACCGCTCCGGCCCTGGCGATCATCTTCAATCCGGTCGGCGGCTGGCTCGCCACCCGGTTCGGCCGTGTTCCCCCGCTGCTCATCGCCAAGGTGTTCGCCATCGCGGGCGCCCTGCTCGCCGCCTTCGCCGGTGATTTCACCGTCGTCTGGCTCGGCCGGGTCCTGGTGGGTGTCGCGTACGGGATCGACTTCGCCGTCGCCATGGCCCTGCTCGCCGAGTACACGCCCGCCAAGCTGGGCGGGCGCCTCAACCTGTGGCAGGCCGTCTGGTACGTCGCGACCACCAGCAACCTCGCGCTCGCCCTGCTCTTCTTCAACCTGGACGTCGGCTCGGACATCTGGCGCTGGTCGGTCGGCTCCGCCGCGATCGTCGCCCTCGCGCTGCTGATCGGTCAGTGGCTGATGCTGCGGGAGAGCCCTGCCTGGCTGGCGAGCAAGGGGCGCCTCGACGAGGCCGTCGTCAACCTGGACAGGATCTACGGCCTCAAGGCCGTCGCCGGGAAACCCGACGAGGCGACCCGCGCCGCCACCGAGGCACCCGCCATCGGTTTCCGTCAGGCCGGACTGCTCTTCAAGGGCGAGTATCTGCCGCGCACGGTGCTCTCCTCGGTCATCTCGCTCGGGCAGTCGATGCAGTACTTCGCGGTCGGCTGGTACCTCCCGCTGATCAGCCTGACGATCTTCGGCGAGAGCTTCGAGAAGGCCACGATCGGCTCGATGGTCTTCAACGCCTTCGGCATCGCGGGCGGACTCCTCTCGGCCTACTTCGGCCGCCGCCTGGGACTGCGGCTCAGCTCCGCCGCCGGTTTCGCCGGGGTCTTCGTGGCGCTGATCGCGATGGGAGTGACCTTCGAGAGAGTGCCCACGGCCGTGGCGTTCCTGCTGCCGGTGCTGTTCATCCTCTGCCACTCCGCGGGCCCCGGCGCCAACGGCAAGTCCATCGCCGCGCTCTCGTACAGCAGCGACGTCCGTGCGCTCGGCACGGGTGTCACCGGGATGGTCGGCAGCTTCGGCAGTGTCATCGGGCTGTACGTGTTCCCGCAGATCAAGGACTCCCTGGGACTCGCCGACACCTTCCTTGTGCTCTCCGTCGTGCCGCTGCTCGGCCTGATCACCTGCCTGGCGATCAAGTGGGATCCGACGAAGGCCGCCTCACCCGACGAGGTCGCGGCACAGGACAGGGTCGCCGCAGGGACCCCGACGGGCTCGTGA
- a CDS encoding penicillin acylase family protein, producing MSHTQHTDVSRRRVLGGAAGLAAVAAGLPAGAASAAPRQSPPDAARRHRHAARVTITRDDWGVPHVRGESDADAVFGMMYAQAEDDFDRIERNYLVALGRLSEAEGESAIWQDLRQRLFLDPASLKKTYAKSPGWLRALMRAWADGLNHYLATHPEVRPRVIRRFEPWMPLSFSEGSIGGDIESVPLSQLEAFYGKRTVPMTDAERGLLIREPTGSNGMAIAPSRTRDGRALLLINPHTSFFFRSEQHVTSDEGLNAYGAATWGQFFIYQGFNADTGWMHTTSGVDNVDEFAERIVTRADGSRHYRYGDVLRPVTTKKITLSCRTADGGQEERGFTTFATHHGPIVREADGKWIACALMNKPLDALKQSFLRTKTRDYAGYRRVANLKANSSNNTLFADSKGEIAFLMPQFMPVRDDSFDYRRPVDGSDPATDWRGLHSLDSMPQAVNPRNGWAFNTNNWPWTAAGADSPDADDYPRYFDRVGENPRGPQAVRVLSARDDFTPRRLIAAAFDPYLTAFARLVPGLVAAWERLPAGSGQKERLAGPVALLRDWNRRWAERSTATSLAVFWGEELWALTVEAATESGMSVWDYMAERASNTQRLGALQKAVERLEQDFGGWRVPWGDINRYQRNDGSIVQEFSDAKPSIPVPFTSARWGSLASFGAKRYPGTKRFYGTSGNSFVAVVEFGPRLRAWAVTAGGGSGHPESPHFDDQAERYAQGDLRPVYFYPEDLAGHVERRYRPGT from the coding sequence ATGAGCCACACGCAGCACACGGATGTGAGTCGGCGCCGCGTCCTGGGAGGAGCTGCCGGGCTTGCCGCTGTCGCGGCAGGTCTGCCCGCGGGCGCCGCGAGCGCGGCACCGCGGCAGTCGCCACCCGACGCGGCCCGCCGGCACAGACACGCGGCGCGCGTGACGATCACCCGCGACGACTGGGGCGTGCCGCACGTGCGGGGCGAGAGCGACGCCGACGCCGTCTTCGGGATGATGTACGCCCAGGCCGAGGACGACTTCGACCGGATCGAACGCAACTACCTGGTCGCCCTCGGACGGCTCTCCGAGGCGGAGGGCGAGAGCGCGATCTGGCAGGACCTGCGCCAGCGGCTGTTCCTGGACCCCGCATCCCTGAAGAAGACCTACGCCAAGTCCCCCGGCTGGCTGCGCGCGTTGATGCGCGCCTGGGCCGACGGGCTGAACCACTACCTCGCGACCCATCCCGAGGTGCGTCCGCGAGTGATCCGGCGGTTCGAGCCGTGGATGCCGCTGAGCTTCTCGGAGGGCAGCATCGGCGGCGACATCGAATCGGTGCCGCTCAGCCAGCTCGAAGCCTTCTACGGCAAGCGCACGGTGCCGATGACCGACGCGGAACGGGGGCTGCTGATACGCGAACCCACGGGGTCCAACGGCATGGCGATCGCGCCGAGCCGCACCAGGGACGGCCGTGCGCTGCTGCTGATCAACCCGCACACCAGCTTCTTCTTCCGGTCCGAGCAGCACGTCACCAGCGACGAAGGACTCAACGCCTACGGCGCCGCCACCTGGGGCCAGTTCTTCATCTACCAGGGCTTCAACGCGGACACCGGCTGGATGCACACGACGAGCGGCGTCGACAACGTCGACGAATTCGCCGAGCGGATCGTGACCCGGGCGGACGGCAGCCGCCACTACCGCTACGGCGACGTGCTGCGCCCCGTGACGACGAAGAAGATCACGTTGTCCTGTCGCACCGCCGACGGCGGGCAGGAGGAGCGCGGCTTCACCACCTTCGCCACGCACCACGGCCCGATCGTTCGCGAGGCGGACGGCAAGTGGATCGCGTGCGCGCTGATGAACAAGCCCCTCGACGCCCTCAAGCAGAGCTTCCTGCGCACCAAGACGCGGGACTACGCGGGCTACCGCCGGGTCGCGAACCTCAAGGCCAACAGCTCGAACAACACGCTCTTCGCGGACTCGAAGGGCGAGATCGCCTTCCTGATGCCGCAGTTCATGCCGGTGCGCGACGACAGCTTCGACTACCGCAGGCCCGTCGACGGCAGCGATCCGGCGACCGACTGGCGCGGCCTGCACAGCCTCGACAGCATGCCGCAGGCGGTGAACCCGAGGAACGGCTGGGCGTTCAACACGAACAACTGGCCCTGGACCGCCGCGGGAGCGGACAGCCCCGACGCGGACGACTACCCGCGCTACTTCGACCGGGTCGGGGAGAACCCGCGCGGACCGCAGGCGGTTCGGGTCCTCTCCGCGCGCGACGACTTCACCCCGCGACGCCTGATCGCGGCCGCCTTCGATCCCTACCTCACCGCCTTCGCACGCCTGGTGCCGGGGCTCGTCGCCGCGTGGGAGCGGCTGCCCGCGGGCAGCGGGCAGAAGGAACGTCTTGCCGGTCCCGTCGCCCTGCTGCGCGACTGGAACCGCCGCTGGGCCGAGCGGTCCACCGCCACGTCCCTTGCCGTGTTCTGGGGTGAGGAGCTGTGGGCGCTGACCGTCGAGGCGGCCACGGAATCGGGCATGTCGGTGTGGGACTACATGGCGGAGCGCGCCTCCAACACGCAGCGCCTCGGGGCGCTCCAAAAAGCGGTGGAGCGGCTGGAGCAGGACTTCGGCGGCTGGCGGGTGCCGTGGGGCGACATCAACCGCTACCAGCGCAACGACGGCTCGATCGTCCAGGAGTTCAGCGACGCGAAGCCGAGCATCCCCGTGCCCTTCACCTCGGCGCGCTGGGGCTCGCTCGCTTCGTTCGGAGCGAAGCGCTACCCGGGGACCAAGCGCTTCTACGGCACCAGCGGCAACAGCTTCGTGGCGGTGGTGGAGTTCGGCCCGCGGCTGCGTGCCTGGGCGGTGACGGCGGGAGGCGGCAGCGGGCACCCCGAATCACCGCACTTCGACGATCAGGCGGAGCGCTACGCGCAAGGTGATCTGCGCCCCGTCTACTTCTACCCCGAGGACCTCGCGGGGCACGTCGAGCGGAGGTACCGGCCCGGCACGTGA
- a CDS encoding branched-chain amino acid aminotransferase — MTSVTEPSRTKAVADPGHGEAFTDHMILMDWSETGGWTRPEVAPLEDFSVHPGMIGLHYGQVAFEGLKAHRRTDGSVAAFRPRDHARRFQRSTRRLAMPELPEQAFVDAIGLLLGLDQDSLSDDPAHSIYLRPLMFATDVSLMLRPSRTYRFALMAFVAGGFFGDDVETVNVWISHEHARAFPGGTGDVKIAGNYAPTFLAQRQAEAAGCQQAIWLDAEEHRYIEEMGGMNMFLVRGSGPGAEVVTPELTGTLLPGVTRDTVLKLAERLGYLPRTERVSLDQWRAECADGTVSEVFACGTAAVVTPVVGVRDTVGGDWTIGDGGAGPVSLALRRALVDLHHGELADPEGWLHVCRPAR, encoded by the coding sequence ATGACCTCTGTCACCGAGCCGAGCCGCACCAAGGCCGTGGCCGACCCCGGACACGGTGAGGCGTTCACCGACCACATGATCCTCATGGACTGGTCGGAGACCGGCGGCTGGACGCGGCCCGAGGTCGCGCCCCTGGAGGACTTCTCCGTCCACCCCGGCATGATCGGACTGCACTACGGCCAGGTCGCGTTCGAGGGGCTCAAGGCCCACCGCCGCACCGACGGATCCGTGGCCGCCTTCCGCCCCCGGGACCACGCGCGGCGCTTCCAGCGCTCCACCCGCCGCCTCGCCATGCCGGAGCTGCCCGAGCAGGCGTTCGTCGACGCCATCGGCCTCCTGCTCGGCCTGGACCAGGACAGCCTCTCGGACGATCCGGCCCACAGCATCTATCTGCGCCCGCTGATGTTCGCCACCGACGTGTCGCTGATGCTGCGGCCCTCGCGTACGTACCGCTTCGCTCTGATGGCCTTCGTCGCCGGTGGCTTCTTCGGCGACGACGTGGAGACGGTCAACGTCTGGATCAGCCACGAGCACGCGCGGGCCTTCCCCGGCGGCACCGGTGACGTCAAGATCGCGGGCAATTACGCGCCCACCTTCCTGGCGCAGCGTCAGGCCGAGGCGGCGGGCTGCCAGCAGGCGATCTGGCTCGACGCCGAGGAGCACCGCTACATCGAGGAGATGGGCGGGATGAACATGTTCCTCGTCCGGGGCAGCGGGCCCGGGGCCGAGGTGGTCACTCCCGAACTCACCGGCACCCTCCTGCCCGGCGTCACCCGGGACACCGTCCTGAAGCTCGCGGAGCGCCTCGGCTATCTGCCGCGCACCGAACGCGTCTCCCTCGACCAGTGGCGCGCCGAGTGCGCGGACGGCACCGTCTCCGAGGTCTTCGCCTGCGGTACGGCGGCCGTGGTCACCCCCGTGGTCGGCGTGCGCGACACGGTGGGCGGCGACTGGACCATCGGCGACGGCGGCGCGGGCCCGGTCTCCCTCGCCCTGCGCCGAGCCCTGGTGGACCTGCACCACGGTGAACTCGCCGACCCCGAGGGCTGGTTGCACGTCTGCCGCCCGGCGCGCTGA
- a CDS encoding nuclear transport factor 2 family protein, with amino-acid sequence MTPETATRASRTRQVMRFYALVDAGDAPAMAALFAPDAVYRRPGYGPRIGPAGLLHFYTKERTIREGGHVIERVVESGADVAVFGEFHGVLHDGSPVDLEFADYFGFGHDGLFTRRDTYFFAPLA; translated from the coding sequence ATGACCCCAGAAACGGCGACGCGAGCGTCCCGCACCCGCCAGGTGATGAGGTTCTACGCCCTGGTCGACGCGGGCGACGCCCCGGCCATGGCCGCGCTCTTCGCACCCGACGCCGTCTACCGGCGCCCCGGCTACGGCCCCCGGATCGGCCCGGCGGGACTGCTGCACTTCTACACGAAGGAACGGACGATCCGCGAGGGCGGTCACGTCATCGAGCGGGTCGTGGAGAGCGGTGCAGACGTGGCCGTCTTCGGGGAGTTCCACGGCGTGCTGCACGACGGCAGCCCCGTCGACCTGGAGTTCGCCGACTACTTCGGCTTCGGCCACGACGGCCTGTTCACCCGCCGGGACACCTACTTCTTCGCCCCCCTCGCCTGA
- a CDS encoding non-ribosomal peptide synthetase, whose amino-acid sequence MIPLSFAQSRLWPLRRSGGPDGAHHLSLGVRLRGPLDTGALREAVRDVVGRHEALRTVYTERAGQPCQRVLDVREAVVPWSVAASTPDALAADVARAAGRAFDLGHAIPLRAELFEVAADDHLLLVTVHALAADGWSLAPLVRDLATAYDARCRATAPTWSSPPLPYAEHIAGERERLRASDEPSGLAARQLAYWHKVLEDLPRQPTLPQARPRRAPAEHPLRYDVVPADLERALHERLLTFAREQRTTVFTLLQAALAALLTRLGAGTDIPLGTLTSVPDLVGRFADTVVLRTDVSGNPCFRELVNRARTTGQEAHDHADLPFDHVVAGLAAEGALPDTADAALFQVMLVRAPGAPGVRFTGLDAEVWVSDGVVDAVPHGRDGAGHDLTVEFAERHDGEGRPAGIRVLLKYATDVLDRAVVERMAERLLRLLDAALAQPDVPVGELAVLSEHERGTLLDRWNEHPGHTPDSETCVHEHVERRAAATPDAPALLFEEQRVSYAELDARANRLARHLVDRGVVRGSVVAVHLPRGVELVVAVLATLKAGGVYTMLDPDLPEERVTGILGRTGASCVITSGELAGRLGSGHTEIDLDREAAAVAEHSPEGLGRVAGPEDPACVMFTSGSTGLPKGIVSPHRSVVGTLIGQRYVDFGAGRVWLQCAPVSWDAFALELFGPLMSGAVCVLQPGQRPEADAIVDLVARHGVDTMHVSASLLNLLIDEYPRVFTGLRQVMTGGEAASVPHVMRLTRDFPGLRLVNGYSPAESMIFTVTHRITAADGAHGTIPVGGAVPGKRLYVLDDRLHPVAPGVVGELYMAGIGLAHGYTGQPGLTAARFVACPFGAPGERMYRTGDLVRWRTQSTTPTPRRQPQ is encoded by the coding sequence GTGATTCCGCTTTCGTTCGCACAGTCACGGCTGTGGCCGCTCCGGCGGTCCGGCGGGCCGGACGGCGCCCACCACCTCTCGCTCGGCGTCCGGTTGCGCGGCCCTCTGGACACCGGCGCCCTGCGCGAGGCGGTGCGCGATGTGGTGGGGCGGCACGAGGCGCTGCGCACGGTCTACACGGAGCGGGCGGGGCAGCCGTGCCAGCGGGTGCTCGACGTGCGCGAGGCGGTCGTGCCGTGGTCCGTCGCCGCGAGCACGCCCGACGCGCTGGCCGCCGACGTGGCCCGCGCCGCCGGGCGAGCCTTCGACCTCGGTCACGCGATCCCGCTGCGCGCCGAACTCTTCGAAGTCGCCGCCGATGACCACCTGTTGCTCGTCACCGTGCACGCGCTCGCGGCCGACGGCTGGTCCCTGGCACCGTTGGTGCGCGACCTGGCGACCGCGTACGACGCCCGGTGCCGGGCCACCGCCCCCACCTGGTCGTCGCCGCCTCTCCCGTACGCCGAACACATAGCGGGCGAGCGCGAGCGCCTCCGCGCGTCCGACGAGCCGAGCGGGCTCGCCGCCCGACAACTCGCCTACTGGCACAAGGTGTTGGAGGACCTGCCGAGACAGCCCACGCTGCCGCAGGCCCGACCGCGCCGCGCCCCCGCCGAGCACCCACTTCGGTACGACGTGGTGCCCGCGGACCTCGAACGGGCCCTGCACGAGCGCCTCCTGACGTTCGCGCGGGAGCAGCGGACCACGGTGTTCACCCTGCTGCAGGCCGCTCTCGCGGCCCTGCTGACCCGGCTCGGCGCGGGCACGGACATTCCGCTGGGGACGCTCACGAGCGTGCCCGATCTGGTGGGGCGCTTCGCCGACACCGTCGTACTGCGCACCGACGTGTCGGGGAACCCCTGTTTCCGGGAGCTGGTGAACCGGGCCCGTACGACGGGACAGGAGGCACACGACCACGCCGACCTCCCCTTCGACCACGTGGTCGCGGGGCTCGCCGCCGAAGGGGCACTCCCGGACACCGCCGACGCCGCCCTCTTCCAGGTCATGCTGGTGCGGGCCCCCGGCGCGCCCGGGGTGCGGTTCACCGGCCTCGACGCGGAGGTCTGGGTCTCGGACGGTGTCGTGGACGCCGTCCCGCACGGCCGGGACGGCGCGGGGCACGACCTCACCGTGGAGTTCGCCGAGCGCCACGACGGGGAGGGGCGACCCGCCGGGATCCGCGTGCTCCTGAAGTACGCGACGGACGTCCTGGACCGCGCGGTGGTGGAGCGGATGGCCGAGCGCCTCCTCCGGCTCCTGGACGCGGCGCTCGCCCAACCTGACGTACCCGTCGGGGAGTTGGCGGTCCTCTCGGAACACGAGCGCGGGACCCTCCTCGACCGGTGGAACGAGCACCCCGGCCACACGCCCGACAGTGAGACCTGCGTCCATGAGCACGTCGAGCGCCGGGCGGCGGCCACCCCGGACGCACCGGCCCTCCTCTTCGAGGAGCAGCGGGTGTCGTACGCGGAACTGGACGCCCGCGCCAACCGGCTTGCGCGGCACCTGGTGGACCGGGGCGTCGTCCGCGGCAGCGTGGTCGCGGTCCATCTGCCGCGCGGTGTGGAACTCGTCGTCGCGGTCCTCGCGACGCTCAAGGCCGGTGGCGTGTACACCATGCTCGACCCCGACCTCCCCGAGGAACGCGTCACCGGCATCCTCGGCCGCACCGGCGCCTCCTGCGTCATCACCTCCGGTGAGCTGGCGGGGCGGCTCGGGTCGGGACACACCGAGATCGACCTGGACCGGGAGGCGGCCGCCGTCGCCGAGCACTCCCCCGAAGGCCTGGGGCGCGTCGCGGGCCCCGAGGACCCGGCCTGCGTGATGTTCACGTCCGGCTCCACGGGCCTGCCCAAGGGCATCGTCTCGCCGCACCGCTCGGTGGTGGGCACCCTGATCGGGCAGCGGTACGTCGACTTCGGCGCGGGCCGCGTCTGGCTGCAGTGCGCGCCGGTCTCCTGGGACGCGTTCGCCCTCGAGCTGTTCGGACCGCTGATGTCCGGGGCCGTCTGTGTGCTGCAGCCGGGGCAGCGCCCGGAGGCCGACGCCATCGTCGACCTGGTGGCCCGGCACGGCGTCGACACGATGCACGTGTCCGCGAGCCTGCTGAACCTCCTGATCGACGAGTACCCGCGGGTCTTCACCGGGCTGCGGCAGGTGATGACGGGCGGCGAGGCCGCGTCCGTCCCGCACGTCATGCGCCTCACCCGCGACTTCCCAGGACTCCGCCTGGTCAACGGCTACTCCCCCGCGGAGAGCATGATCTTCACGGTCACGCACCGCATCACCGCGGCGGACGGCGCCCACGGCACCATCCCGGTCGGCGGCGCCGTCCCGGGCAAACGCCTGTACGTCCTCGACGACCGGCTGCACCCCGTCGCCCCCGGCGTCGTCGGCGAGCTCTACATGGCGGGGATCGGCCTCGCCCACGGCTACACGGGCCAGCCGGGACTGACCGCGGCGCGGTTCGTGGCCTGCCCGTTCGGCGCCCCGGGCGAACGCATGTACCGCACCGGTGACCTGGTGCGGTGGCGTACGCAGTCCACCACCCCCACCCCCAGGAGGCAGCCGCAATGA